One stretch of Prunus persica cultivar Lovell chromosome G1, Prunus_persica_NCBIv2, whole genome shotgun sequence DNA includes these proteins:
- the LOC18794041 gene encoding (+)-neomenthol dehydrogenase isoform X2, with translation MDSNEAELSFLSPSLSPTSRWWSEDTVAIVTGANKGIGFALVKRMAELGVTVILTARDIERGCKAVEALRAQGLYNVAFSCLDVSDPSSIRAFTSWFSKRYAALDILVNNAAVSFNDLNENSVEHAETVMKTNFYGPKLLTEALLPMFRSSSSVSRILNVSSRLGSLNLRNPSIKQVMKSERLSEEEIEGVVNLFLDDVKSGTWKSKGWPKLWTDYAVSKLALNAYTRVLAKRYEGRGLSVNSFCPGFTQTSMTHCKGDHTADDAAGMAARLALLPSHQIPSGKFFFWGSSNAISSKL, from the exons ATGGACTCCAACGAAGCTgagctctcttttctttctccttcccTCTCCCCAACCAGCAG ATGGTGGTCGGAGGACACAGTAGCCATAGTTACTGGTGCAAACAAGGGCATTGGGTTTGCGCTTGTGAAGAGGATGGCGGAGTTAGGGGTGACGGTCATATTAACAGCCCGAGACATTGAAAGGGGTTGCAAAGCTGTGGAGGCTCTGAGAGCCCAAGGTCTTTACAATGTAGCCTTCTCTTGCCTCGATGTATCGGACCCTTCTTCAATCAGAGCATTCACATCCTGGTTCAGCAAACGCTATGCAGCCTTGGATATTCTT GTAAACAACGCAGCTGTATCGTTTAATGATCTCAATGAAAACTCGGTGGAACATGCGGAGACAGTGATGAAAACCAATTTCTATGGACCCAAGTTGCTGACTGAGGCCCTCTTGCCCATGTTTCGTAGCTCTTCCTCAGTAAGTCGGATTCTTAACGTTAGCTCCAGACTTGGCTCACTAAAT CTAAGAAACCCTAGCATAAAACAAGTTATGAAAAGTGAAAGACTATCGGAAGAGGAGATTGAAGGGGTGGTTAATTTGTTTCTCGACGACGTGAAGAGCGGCACATGGAAGAGCAAAGGGTGGCCGAAATTATGGACCGACTATGCTGTGTCAAAGCTTGCACTCAACGCATATACAAGAGTTTTGGCAAAGCGATATGAGGGAAGGGGTTTGAGTGTGAATAGCTTCTGTCCAGGCTTCACACAGACATCTATGACTCATTGTAAGGGCGACCACACCGCAGATGATGCCGCGGGTATGGCTGCTAGGCTGGCCTTGCTTCCTTCTCACCAGATTCCATCTGGAAAATTTTTCTTCTGGGGTAGTAGTAATGCTATTTCCTCTAAATTATAG
- the LOC18794041 gene encoding (+)-neomenthol dehydrogenase isoform X1 — MDSNEAELSFLSPSLSPTSRWWSEDTVAIVTGANKGIGFALVKRMAELGVTVILTARDIERGCKAVEALRAQGLYNVAFSCLDVSDPSSIRAFTSWFSKRYAALDILVNNAAVSFNDLNENSVEHAETVMKTNFYGPKLLTEALLPMFRSSSSVSRILNVSSRLGSLNQLRNPSIKQVMKSERLSEEEIEGVVNLFLDDVKSGTWKSKGWPKLWTDYAVSKLALNAYTRVLAKRYEGRGLSVNSFCPGFTQTSMTHCKGDHTADDAAGMAARLALLPSHQIPSGKFFFWGSSNAISSKL, encoded by the exons ATGGACTCCAACGAAGCTgagctctcttttctttctccttcccTCTCCCCAACCAGCAG ATGGTGGTCGGAGGACACAGTAGCCATAGTTACTGGTGCAAACAAGGGCATTGGGTTTGCGCTTGTGAAGAGGATGGCGGAGTTAGGGGTGACGGTCATATTAACAGCCCGAGACATTGAAAGGGGTTGCAAAGCTGTGGAGGCTCTGAGAGCCCAAGGTCTTTACAATGTAGCCTTCTCTTGCCTCGATGTATCGGACCCTTCTTCAATCAGAGCATTCACATCCTGGTTCAGCAAACGCTATGCAGCCTTGGATATTCTT GTAAACAACGCAGCTGTATCGTTTAATGATCTCAATGAAAACTCGGTGGAACATGCGGAGACAGTGATGAAAACCAATTTCTATGGACCCAAGTTGCTGACTGAGGCCCTCTTGCCCATGTTTCGTAGCTCTTCCTCAGTAAGTCGGATTCTTAACGTTAGCTCCAGACTTGGCTCACTAAAT CAGCTAAGAAACCCTAGCATAAAACAAGTTATGAAAAGTGAAAGACTATCGGAAGAGGAGATTGAAGGGGTGGTTAATTTGTTTCTCGACGACGTGAAGAGCGGCACATGGAAGAGCAAAGGGTGGCCGAAATTATGGACCGACTATGCTGTGTCAAAGCTTGCACTCAACGCATATACAAGAGTTTTGGCAAAGCGATATGAGGGAAGGGGTTTGAGTGTGAATAGCTTCTGTCCAGGCTTCACACAGACATCTATGACTCATTGTAAGGGCGACCACACCGCAGATGATGCCGCGGGTATGGCTGCTAGGCTGGCCTTGCTTCCTTCTCACCAGATTCCATCTGGAAAATTTTTCTTCTGGGGTAGTAGTAATGCTATTTCCTCTAAATTATAG
- the LOC18788287 gene encoding aspartic proteinase oryzasin-1 encodes MSMAFKGLLVAICIWVWSGSLAAAISNDGLLRIGLKKQPVGLNRLNAARITKTEVSQPRGLGDVNINSNNLKANIVYLKNYFDTQYYGEIAIGSPPQYLAVVFDTGSSNLWVPSSRCIFSIACYFHSKYRASISSTYTKIGIPCKIPYGSGSISGYFSADNVKIGDVIIKDQEFVEVTREGVLTFLAARFDGVLGLGFQDISVGEATPVWYNMVQQGHMSQQIFSIWLNHDPTSRVGGEIVFGGFDWRHFTGDHTYVPISKKGYWQIDVGDVIVADNSTGLCKGGCAAIVDSGTSFLAGPTTIVAQINHAIGADGYANLECKNVVSTYGNLIWEYLVSGVRPDIVCVDIGLCSYDGSRNVKNYIESVIENETGKESSVDETPLCTLCEMVVYWIQLQLKKQIAKEKIFSYVNELCEKLPNPLRRSFVNCDNIAFMPDVSFTIGNKSFTLSPEQYILKVEGKCSIVCLSGFVALDVPPPQGPLWVLGALFLGAYHTVFDFGNLRVGFAKAI; translated from the exons ATGAGCATGGCGTTTAAGGGTCTTCTGGTTGCAATTTGTATTTGGGTTTGGTCAGGCTCCTTGGCTGCTGCAATATCCAATGATGGGCTACTGAGAATTGGTCTCAAGAAGCAGCCTGTAGGCCTCAACAGATTGAATGCTGCAAGAATCACCAAGACAGAAGTTTCTCAACCTAGAGGTCTGGGGGATGTAAATATTAACTCCAATAATCTTAAAGCTAATATTGTATATCTGaaaaattactttgatacccAATATTATGGAGAGATTGCTATTGGTTCTCCCCCACAATACTTGGCTGTTGTCTTTGATACTGGCAGCTCCAATCTTTGGGTCCCATCTTCAAGATGCATCTTTTCT ATTGCTTGTTACTTTCATTCAAAATACAGGGCAAGCATATCGAGTACCTACACCAAAATTG GAATACCCTGCAAAATTCCTTATGGCTCTGGTTCCATTTCTGGCTACTTCAGTGCGGACAATGTTAAAATTGGGGATGTGATCATCAAAGATCAA gaatttgttgaggttaCAAGGGAAGGAGTCCTTACATTCTTAGCTGCACGGTTTGATGGGGTCCTTGGACTTGGATTTCAGGATATTTCTGTTGGCGAAGCCACACCAGTGTG GTATAACATGGTGCAACAAGGTCATATGAGCCAgcaaattttctctatctGGCTAAATCATGATCCAACATCAAGGGTGGGAGGTGAGATCGTCTTTGGTGGATTTGATTGGAGGCACTTTACGGGTGATCACACCTATGTCCCGATTTCAAAAAAGGGTTACTGGCAG ATTGATGTTGGAGATGTTATTGTTGCAGACAATTCCACAG gACTATGCAAGGGTGGCTGTGCTGCCATTGTGGACTCAGGAACATCCTTCCTTGCTGGTCCAACT ACTATAGTGGCTCAGATCAACCATGCCATTGGAGCAGACGGATATGCAAACTTGGAATGTAAAAATGTTGTTTCCACTTATGGAAATTTGATATGGGAATATCTAGTATCTGGG GTACGGCCTGATATAGTGTGTGTGGATATCGGTCTATGTTCATATGATGGATCTCGTAATGTGAA AAACTATATTGAGTCAGTGATAGAGAATGAAACTGGGAAGGAGTCATCAGTTGATGAAACTCCTCTATGTACCTTGTGTGAAATGGTTGTCTACTGGATTCAGCTGCAGCTTAAAAAGCAAAtagcaaaggaaaaaatatttagctATGTGAATGAG TTGTGCGAGAAGCTTCCAAATCCATTGAGAAGGTCATTTGTCAACTGTGATAACATTGCATTCATGCCAGATGTTTCATTTACAATTGGGAACAAATCCTTCACCCTCTCCCCAGAACAG TATATACTTaaagttgaaggaaaatgttCTATTGTCTGCCTTAGTGGATTTGTTGCTTTGGATGTGCCTCCCCCGCAAGGTCCTCTATG GGTTCTTGGAGCTCTGTTCTTGGGAGCATACCACACAGTGTTTGACTTCGGTAATCTCAGGGTAGGATTTGCAAAAGCTATATAA
- the LOC18789995 gene encoding uncharacterized protein LOC18789995, which translates to MEEANSVQDRDNKFLRKVVDEAYKGVECGDGEDRDNKCLRKAVDEAYKGVECGDGKDRDNQFLRKAVDEAYKGVECGDGEDRDNKCLRKAVDEAYKGVECGDGEDRDNKFLRKAVEEAYKGVECGDGGPFGAVVVHNDEVLVSCHNMVLRNTDPIAHAEVTAIREACKQLKQSELADCDIYASCEPCPMCFGAIHLSRIKRLVYGAKAEAAIAIGFDDFISDALRGTGFYQKAHLEIKRADGNEAVIAEQVFEETKAKFQMY; encoded by the exons ATGGAGGAAGCTAACA GTGTACAAGATAGAGACAACAAGTTCTTAAGGAAGGTGGTTGACGAAGCATATAAAGGTGTTGAATGTGGAGATGGGGAAGATAGAGACAACAAGTGCTTAAGGAAGGCGGTTGACGAAGCATATAAAGGTGTTGAATGTGGAGATGGGAAAGATAGAGACAACCAGTTCTTAAGGAAGGCGGTTGACGAAGCATATAAAGGTGTTGAATGTGGAGATGGGGAAGATAGAGACAACAAGTGCTTAAGGAAGGCGGTTGACGAAGCATATAAAGGTGTTGAATGTGGAGATGGGGAAGATAGAGACAACAAGTTCTTAAGGAAGGCGGTTGAAGAAGCATATAAAGGTGTTGAATGTGGAGATGGAGGCCCCTTTGGTGCTGTTGTTGTGCATAATGATGAAGTACTTGTGAGTTGTCACAACATGGTCCTGAGGAACACAGACCCAATTGCCCATGCTGAGGTGACAGCAATAAGAGAG GCATGTAAACAGCTGAAGCAGAGTGAACTTGCCGACTGTGACATATATGCATCTTGTGAGCCTTGCCCCATGTGCTTTGGTGCCATCCATCTTTCAAGGATCAAG AGGCTGGTGTATGGAGCCAAGGCTGAAGCAGCCATTGCTAttggttttgatgattttatttcGGATGCATTAAGGGGTACTGGTTTCTACCAAAAGGCTCACTTGGAGATCAAAAGAGCAGATGGCAATGAGGCCGTCATTGCAGAACAGGTCTTTGAGGAAACAAAGGCAAAGTTCCAAATGTACTGA